A DNA window from Brassica napus cultivar Da-Ae chromosome A4, Da-Ae, whole genome shotgun sequence contains the following coding sequences:
- the LOC106447336 gene encoding GLABROUS1 enhancer-binding protein-like 3 isoform X1 produces the protein MVLGKRTREHSTDSNDKPISSSPLRRIIHDDNVSGVESMLRRRKQPKTTPVSSPSNNKMAWTKDDELIILGSIVDYEKETKLSHRSDWDAFYGYVKDFIEADFSKKQLTDKIRNLNKRFLGNKARCDDEEGPSFTDTEDDIIFKLSVIIWDSTNETECASDENVDQGKVDAPCVEHEKVSESNMDQAKDVPCVEHERVDENIEQAKVDASLVEHERVDENMEQAKDVPCVEHEPVDENMDQAKVDLPCVEDERVDENVDQGKVLDLDKDAPCVERERVNENMDLGQEKDVPCVEHELVNENMDPEEVEMAVPCAEDGPLSNVSIETDKGEKEKSEEEFVAMKDALTDKDNNEEDGVDEFCATKDALTDKDKSEEDSVDEYCALKDALEETTFFQSIGKYQQKVLLQNLKNLRGPRRKELADELKELLDEEMKVRCKKLSLSAKLASAWEESC, from the exons ATGGTTCTTGGAAAACGAACTCGTGAACACTCCACTGACTCCAATGACAAACCCATCTCTTCGTCTCCCCTCAGGAGGATCATCCATGACGACAACGTCTCCGGCGTGGAGTCGATGCTCCGGAGGAGAAAACAACCCAAGACAACGCCAGTGTCTTCTCCCTCTAACAACAAGATGGCCTGGACTAAAGACGACGAGCTCATCATCCTCGGG agtattgTAGATTACGAGAAGGAAACGAAGCTGAGTCATAGATCTGACTGGGATGCGTTCTACGGATACGTTAAAGATTTTATAGAAGCGGACTTCTCTAAGAAGCAGCTTACTGATAAGATTAGGAACTTGAACAAGAGGTTTTTGGGTAACAAGGCGAGGTGTGACGATGAGGAAGGGCCTTCGTTTACTGATACTGAAGACGATATCATCTTCAAGTTGTCAGTGATCATTTGGGATTCAACGAATGAAACAGAGTGTGCTTCTGATGAGAATGTGGACCAAGGGAAGGTG GATGCACCTTGTGTGGAGCATGAAAAAGTTAGTGAGAGTAATATGGACCAAGCTAAG GACGTACCTTGCGTGGAGCATGAACGTGTTGATGAGAATATAGAGCAGGCAAAGGTA GATGCGTCTTTGGTGGAGCATGAACGGGTTGATGAGAATATGGAACAAGCAAAG GATGTGCCTTGTGTAGAGCATGAGCCGGTTGATGAGAATATGGACCAAGCAAAGGTA gATCTACCTTGTGTGGAGGATGAACGGGTCGATGAGAATGTGGACCAAGGAAAG GTTCTTGATTTGGATAAGGATGCGCCTTGTGTGGAGCGTGAACGAGTAAATGAGAATATGGACCTTGGCCAAGAAAAG GATGTACCTTGTGTGGAGCATGAACTAGTTAACGAGAATATGGACCCTGAAGAAGTAGAGATG GCTGTTCCTTGCGCGGAGGATGGACCGTTGAGTAACGTAAGTATAGAGACTGATaaaggagagaaagagaagagtgAGGAAGAGTTTGTTGCCATGAAGGATGCACTAACTGATAAAGACAATAATGAGGAAGATGGTGTGGATGAGTTTTGTGCTACGAAGGATGCACTAACTGATAAAGATAAGAGTGAGGAAGATAGTGTGGATGAGTATTGTGCTCTGAAGGATGCACTTGAGGAGACGACATTCTTTCAAAGCATAGGTAAATATCAACAGAAGGTCCTGCTTCAGAATTTGAAAAACCTTAGAGGTCCAAGAAGAAAAGAGCTAGCTGACGAGTTGAAGGAATTGCTTGACGAGGAGATGAAAGTGCGTTGCAAGAAACTGAGTTTATCCGCAAAGCTTGCAAGCGCATGGGAGGAGTCTTGTTGA
- the LOC106447336 gene encoding GLABROUS1 enhancer-binding protein-like 3 isoform X3, which yields MVLGKRTREHSTDSNDKPISSSPLRRIIHDDNVSGVESMLRRRKQPKTTPVSSPSNNKMAWTKDDELIILGSIVDYEKETKLSHRSDWDAFYGYVKDFIEADFSKKQLTDKIRNLNKRFLGNKARCDDEEGPSFTDTEDDIIFKLSVIIWDSTNETECASDENVDQGKVDAPCVEHEKVSESNMDQAKDVPCVEHERVDENIEQAKVDASLVEHERVDENMEQAKDVPCVEHEPVDENMDQAKDLPCVEDERVDENVDQGKVLDLDKDAPCVERERVNENMDLGQEKDVPCVEHELVNENMDPEEVEMAVPCAEDGPLSNVSIETDKGEKEKSEEEFVAMKDALTDKDNNEEDGVDEFCATKDALTDKDKSEEDSVDEYCALKDALEETTFFQSIGKYQQKVLLQNLKNLRGPRRKELADELKELLDEEMKVRCKKLSLSAKLASAWEESC from the exons ATGGTTCTTGGAAAACGAACTCGTGAACACTCCACTGACTCCAATGACAAACCCATCTCTTCGTCTCCCCTCAGGAGGATCATCCATGACGACAACGTCTCCGGCGTGGAGTCGATGCTCCGGAGGAGAAAACAACCCAAGACAACGCCAGTGTCTTCTCCCTCTAACAACAAGATGGCCTGGACTAAAGACGACGAGCTCATCATCCTCGGG agtattgTAGATTACGAGAAGGAAACGAAGCTGAGTCATAGATCTGACTGGGATGCGTTCTACGGATACGTTAAAGATTTTATAGAAGCGGACTTCTCTAAGAAGCAGCTTACTGATAAGATTAGGAACTTGAACAAGAGGTTTTTGGGTAACAAGGCGAGGTGTGACGATGAGGAAGGGCCTTCGTTTACTGATACTGAAGACGATATCATCTTCAAGTTGTCAGTGATCATTTGGGATTCAACGAATGAAACAGAGTGTGCTTCTGATGAGAATGTGGACCAAGGGAAGGTG GATGCACCTTGTGTGGAGCATGAAAAAGTTAGTGAGAGTAATATGGACCAAGCTAAG GACGTACCTTGCGTGGAGCATGAACGTGTTGATGAGAATATAGAGCAGGCAAAGGTA GATGCGTCTTTGGTGGAGCATGAACGGGTTGATGAGAATATGGAACAAGCAAAG GATGTGCCTTGTGTAGAGCATGAGCCGGTTGATGAGAATATGGACCAAGCAAAG gATCTACCTTGTGTGGAGGATGAACGGGTCGATGAGAATGTGGACCAAGGAAAG GTTCTTGATTTGGATAAGGATGCGCCTTGTGTGGAGCGTGAACGAGTAAATGAGAATATGGACCTTGGCCAAGAAAAG GATGTACCTTGTGTGGAGCATGAACTAGTTAACGAGAATATGGACCCTGAAGAAGTAGAGATG GCTGTTCCTTGCGCGGAGGATGGACCGTTGAGTAACGTAAGTATAGAGACTGATaaaggagagaaagagaagagtgAGGAAGAGTTTGTTGCCATGAAGGATGCACTAACTGATAAAGACAATAATGAGGAAGATGGTGTGGATGAGTTTTGTGCTACGAAGGATGCACTAACTGATAAAGATAAGAGTGAGGAAGATAGTGTGGATGAGTATTGTGCTCTGAAGGATGCACTTGAGGAGACGACATTCTTTCAAAGCATAGGTAAATATCAACAGAAGGTCCTGCTTCAGAATTTGAAAAACCTTAGAGGTCCAAGAAGAAAAGAGCTAGCTGACGAGTTGAAGGAATTGCTTGACGAGGAGATGAAAGTGCGTTGCAAGAAACTGAGTTTATCCGCAAAGCTTGCAAGCGCATGGGAGGAGTCTTGTTGA
- the LOC106447336 gene encoding GLABROUS1 enhancer-binding protein-like 3 isoform X6 — MVLGKRTREHSTDSNDKPISSSPLRRIIHDDNVSGVESMLRRRKQPKTTPVSSPSNNKMAWTKDDELIILGSIVDYEKETKLSHRSDWDAFYGYVKDFIEADFSKKQLTDKIRNLNKRFLGNKARCDDEEGPSFTDTEDDIIFKLSVIIWDSTNETECASDENVDQGKVDAPCVEHEKVSESNMDQAKDVPCVEHERVDENIEQAKVDASLVEHERVDENMEQAKDLPCVEDERVDENVDQGKVLDLDKDAPCVERERVNENMDLGQEKDVPCVEHELVNENMDPEEVEMAVPCAEDGPLSNVSIETDKGEKEKSEEEFVAMKDALTDKDNNEEDGVDEFCATKDALTDKDKSEEDSVDEYCALKDALEETTFFQSIGKYQQKVLLQNLKNLRGPRRKELADELKELLDEEMKVRCKKLSLSAKLASAWEESC, encoded by the exons ATGGTTCTTGGAAAACGAACTCGTGAACACTCCACTGACTCCAATGACAAACCCATCTCTTCGTCTCCCCTCAGGAGGATCATCCATGACGACAACGTCTCCGGCGTGGAGTCGATGCTCCGGAGGAGAAAACAACCCAAGACAACGCCAGTGTCTTCTCCCTCTAACAACAAGATGGCCTGGACTAAAGACGACGAGCTCATCATCCTCGGG agtattgTAGATTACGAGAAGGAAACGAAGCTGAGTCATAGATCTGACTGGGATGCGTTCTACGGATACGTTAAAGATTTTATAGAAGCGGACTTCTCTAAGAAGCAGCTTACTGATAAGATTAGGAACTTGAACAAGAGGTTTTTGGGTAACAAGGCGAGGTGTGACGATGAGGAAGGGCCTTCGTTTACTGATACTGAAGACGATATCATCTTCAAGTTGTCAGTGATCATTTGGGATTCAACGAATGAAACAGAGTGTGCTTCTGATGAGAATGTGGACCAAGGGAAGGTG GATGCACCTTGTGTGGAGCATGAAAAAGTTAGTGAGAGTAATATGGACCAAGCTAAG GACGTACCTTGCGTGGAGCATGAACGTGTTGATGAGAATATAGAGCAGGCAAAGGTA GATGCGTCTTTGGTGGAGCATGAACGGGTTGATGAGAATATGGAACAAGCAAAG gATCTACCTTGTGTGGAGGATGAACGGGTCGATGAGAATGTGGACCAAGGAAAG GTTCTTGATTTGGATAAGGATGCGCCTTGTGTGGAGCGTGAACGAGTAAATGAGAATATGGACCTTGGCCAAGAAAAG GATGTACCTTGTGTGGAGCATGAACTAGTTAACGAGAATATGGACCCTGAAGAAGTAGAGATG GCTGTTCCTTGCGCGGAGGATGGACCGTTGAGTAACGTAAGTATAGAGACTGATaaaggagagaaagagaagagtgAGGAAGAGTTTGTTGCCATGAAGGATGCACTAACTGATAAAGACAATAATGAGGAAGATGGTGTGGATGAGTTTTGTGCTACGAAGGATGCACTAACTGATAAAGATAAGAGTGAGGAAGATAGTGTGGATGAGTATTGTGCTCTGAAGGATGCACTTGAGGAGACGACATTCTTTCAAAGCATAGGTAAATATCAACAGAAGGTCCTGCTTCAGAATTTGAAAAACCTTAGAGGTCCAAGAAGAAAAGAGCTAGCTGACGAGTTGAAGGAATTGCTTGACGAGGAGATGAAAGTGCGTTGCAAGAAACTGAGTTTATCCGCAAAGCTTGCAAGCGCATGGGAGGAGTCTTGTTGA
- the LOC106447336 gene encoding GLABROUS1 enhancer-binding protein-like 3 isoform X2, translated as MVLGKRTREHSTDSNDKPISSSPLRRIIHDDNVSGVESMLRRRKQPKTTPVSSPSNNKMAWTKDDELIILGSIVDYEKETKLSHRSDWDAFYGYVKDFIEADFSKKQLTDKIRNLNKRFLGNKARCDDEEGPSFTDTEDDIIFKLSVIIWDSTNETECASDENVDQGKVDAPCVEHEKVSESNMDQAKDVPCVEHERVDENIEQAKDASLVEHERVDENMEQAKDVPCVEHEPVDENMDQAKVDLPCVEDERVDENVDQGKVLDLDKDAPCVERERVNENMDLGQEKDVPCVEHELVNENMDPEEVEMAVPCAEDGPLSNVSIETDKGEKEKSEEEFVAMKDALTDKDNNEEDGVDEFCATKDALTDKDKSEEDSVDEYCALKDALEETTFFQSIGKYQQKVLLQNLKNLRGPRRKELADELKELLDEEMKVRCKKLSLSAKLASAWEESC; from the exons ATGGTTCTTGGAAAACGAACTCGTGAACACTCCACTGACTCCAATGACAAACCCATCTCTTCGTCTCCCCTCAGGAGGATCATCCATGACGACAACGTCTCCGGCGTGGAGTCGATGCTCCGGAGGAGAAAACAACCCAAGACAACGCCAGTGTCTTCTCCCTCTAACAACAAGATGGCCTGGACTAAAGACGACGAGCTCATCATCCTCGGG agtattgTAGATTACGAGAAGGAAACGAAGCTGAGTCATAGATCTGACTGGGATGCGTTCTACGGATACGTTAAAGATTTTATAGAAGCGGACTTCTCTAAGAAGCAGCTTACTGATAAGATTAGGAACTTGAACAAGAGGTTTTTGGGTAACAAGGCGAGGTGTGACGATGAGGAAGGGCCTTCGTTTACTGATACTGAAGACGATATCATCTTCAAGTTGTCAGTGATCATTTGGGATTCAACGAATGAAACAGAGTGTGCTTCTGATGAGAATGTGGACCAAGGGAAGGTG GATGCACCTTGTGTGGAGCATGAAAAAGTTAGTGAGAGTAATATGGACCAAGCTAAG GACGTACCTTGCGTGGAGCATGAACGTGTTGATGAGAATATAGAGCAGGCAAAG GATGCGTCTTTGGTGGAGCATGAACGGGTTGATGAGAATATGGAACAAGCAAAG GATGTGCCTTGTGTAGAGCATGAGCCGGTTGATGAGAATATGGACCAAGCAAAGGTA gATCTACCTTGTGTGGAGGATGAACGGGTCGATGAGAATGTGGACCAAGGAAAG GTTCTTGATTTGGATAAGGATGCGCCTTGTGTGGAGCGTGAACGAGTAAATGAGAATATGGACCTTGGCCAAGAAAAG GATGTACCTTGTGTGGAGCATGAACTAGTTAACGAGAATATGGACCCTGAAGAAGTAGAGATG GCTGTTCCTTGCGCGGAGGATGGACCGTTGAGTAACGTAAGTATAGAGACTGATaaaggagagaaagagaagagtgAGGAAGAGTTTGTTGCCATGAAGGATGCACTAACTGATAAAGACAATAATGAGGAAGATGGTGTGGATGAGTTTTGTGCTACGAAGGATGCACTAACTGATAAAGATAAGAGTGAGGAAGATAGTGTGGATGAGTATTGTGCTCTGAAGGATGCACTTGAGGAGACGACATTCTTTCAAAGCATAGGTAAATATCAACAGAAGGTCCTGCTTCAGAATTTGAAAAACCTTAGAGGTCCAAGAAGAAAAGAGCTAGCTGACGAGTTGAAGGAATTGCTTGACGAGGAGATGAAAGTGCGTTGCAAGAAACTGAGTTTATCCGCAAAGCTTGCAAGCGCATGGGAGGAGTCTTGTTGA
- the LOC106447336 gene encoding GLABROUS1 enhancer-binding protein-like 3 isoform X4: MVLGKRTREHSTDSNDKPISSSPLRRIIHDDNVSGVESMLRRRKQPKTTPVSSPSNNKMAWTKDDELIILGSIVDYEKETKLSHRSDWDAFYGYVKDFIEADFSKKQLTDKIRNLNKRFLGNKARCDDEEGPSFTDTEDDIIFKLSVIIWDSTNETECASDENVDQGKVDAPCVEHEKVSESNMDQAKDVPCVEHERVDENIEQAKDASLVEHERVDENMEQAKDVPCVEHEPVDENMDQAKDLPCVEDERVDENVDQGKVLDLDKDAPCVERERVNENMDLGQEKDVPCVEHELVNENMDPEEVEMAVPCAEDGPLSNVSIETDKGEKEKSEEEFVAMKDALTDKDNNEEDGVDEFCATKDALTDKDKSEEDSVDEYCALKDALEETTFFQSIGKYQQKVLLQNLKNLRGPRRKELADELKELLDEEMKVRCKKLSLSAKLASAWEESC, from the exons ATGGTTCTTGGAAAACGAACTCGTGAACACTCCACTGACTCCAATGACAAACCCATCTCTTCGTCTCCCCTCAGGAGGATCATCCATGACGACAACGTCTCCGGCGTGGAGTCGATGCTCCGGAGGAGAAAACAACCCAAGACAACGCCAGTGTCTTCTCCCTCTAACAACAAGATGGCCTGGACTAAAGACGACGAGCTCATCATCCTCGGG agtattgTAGATTACGAGAAGGAAACGAAGCTGAGTCATAGATCTGACTGGGATGCGTTCTACGGATACGTTAAAGATTTTATAGAAGCGGACTTCTCTAAGAAGCAGCTTACTGATAAGATTAGGAACTTGAACAAGAGGTTTTTGGGTAACAAGGCGAGGTGTGACGATGAGGAAGGGCCTTCGTTTACTGATACTGAAGACGATATCATCTTCAAGTTGTCAGTGATCATTTGGGATTCAACGAATGAAACAGAGTGTGCTTCTGATGAGAATGTGGACCAAGGGAAGGTG GATGCACCTTGTGTGGAGCATGAAAAAGTTAGTGAGAGTAATATGGACCAAGCTAAG GACGTACCTTGCGTGGAGCATGAACGTGTTGATGAGAATATAGAGCAGGCAAAG GATGCGTCTTTGGTGGAGCATGAACGGGTTGATGAGAATATGGAACAAGCAAAG GATGTGCCTTGTGTAGAGCATGAGCCGGTTGATGAGAATATGGACCAAGCAAAG gATCTACCTTGTGTGGAGGATGAACGGGTCGATGAGAATGTGGACCAAGGAAAG GTTCTTGATTTGGATAAGGATGCGCCTTGTGTGGAGCGTGAACGAGTAAATGAGAATATGGACCTTGGCCAAGAAAAG GATGTACCTTGTGTGGAGCATGAACTAGTTAACGAGAATATGGACCCTGAAGAAGTAGAGATG GCTGTTCCTTGCGCGGAGGATGGACCGTTGAGTAACGTAAGTATAGAGACTGATaaaggagagaaagagaagagtgAGGAAGAGTTTGTTGCCATGAAGGATGCACTAACTGATAAAGACAATAATGAGGAAGATGGTGTGGATGAGTTTTGTGCTACGAAGGATGCACTAACTGATAAAGATAAGAGTGAGGAAGATAGTGTGGATGAGTATTGTGCTCTGAAGGATGCACTTGAGGAGACGACATTCTTTCAAAGCATAGGTAAATATCAACAGAAGGTCCTGCTTCAGAATTTGAAAAACCTTAGAGGTCCAAGAAGAAAAGAGCTAGCTGACGAGTTGAAGGAATTGCTTGACGAGGAGATGAAAGTGCGTTGCAAGAAACTGAGTTTATCCGCAAAGCTTGCAAGCGCATGGGAGGAGTCTTGTTGA
- the LOC106447336 gene encoding GLABROUS1 enhancer-binding protein-like 3 isoform X7, translating to MVLGKRTREHSTDSNDKPISSSPLRRIIHDDNVSGVESMLRRRKQPKTTPVSSPSNNKMAWTKDDELIILGSIVDYEKETKLSHRSDWDAFYGYVKDFIEADFSKKQLTDKIRNLNKRFLGNKARCDDEEGPSFTDTEDDIIFKLSVIIWDSTNETECASDENVDQGKVDAPCVEHEKVSESNMDQAKDVPCVEHERVDENIEQAKDASLVEHERVDENMEQAKDLPCVEDERVDENVDQGKVLDLDKDAPCVERERVNENMDLGQEKDVPCVEHELVNENMDPEEVEMAVPCAEDGPLSNVSIETDKGEKEKSEEEFVAMKDALTDKDNNEEDGVDEFCATKDALTDKDKSEEDSVDEYCALKDALEETTFFQSIGKYQQKVLLQNLKNLRGPRRKELADELKELLDEEMKVRCKKLSLSAKLASAWEESC from the exons ATGGTTCTTGGAAAACGAACTCGTGAACACTCCACTGACTCCAATGACAAACCCATCTCTTCGTCTCCCCTCAGGAGGATCATCCATGACGACAACGTCTCCGGCGTGGAGTCGATGCTCCGGAGGAGAAAACAACCCAAGACAACGCCAGTGTCTTCTCCCTCTAACAACAAGATGGCCTGGACTAAAGACGACGAGCTCATCATCCTCGGG agtattgTAGATTACGAGAAGGAAACGAAGCTGAGTCATAGATCTGACTGGGATGCGTTCTACGGATACGTTAAAGATTTTATAGAAGCGGACTTCTCTAAGAAGCAGCTTACTGATAAGATTAGGAACTTGAACAAGAGGTTTTTGGGTAACAAGGCGAGGTGTGACGATGAGGAAGGGCCTTCGTTTACTGATACTGAAGACGATATCATCTTCAAGTTGTCAGTGATCATTTGGGATTCAACGAATGAAACAGAGTGTGCTTCTGATGAGAATGTGGACCAAGGGAAGGTG GATGCACCTTGTGTGGAGCATGAAAAAGTTAGTGAGAGTAATATGGACCAAGCTAAG GACGTACCTTGCGTGGAGCATGAACGTGTTGATGAGAATATAGAGCAGGCAAAG GATGCGTCTTTGGTGGAGCATGAACGGGTTGATGAGAATATGGAACAAGCAAAG gATCTACCTTGTGTGGAGGATGAACGGGTCGATGAGAATGTGGACCAAGGAAAG GTTCTTGATTTGGATAAGGATGCGCCTTGTGTGGAGCGTGAACGAGTAAATGAGAATATGGACCTTGGCCAAGAAAAG GATGTACCTTGTGTGGAGCATGAACTAGTTAACGAGAATATGGACCCTGAAGAAGTAGAGATG GCTGTTCCTTGCGCGGAGGATGGACCGTTGAGTAACGTAAGTATAGAGACTGATaaaggagagaaagagaagagtgAGGAAGAGTTTGTTGCCATGAAGGATGCACTAACTGATAAAGACAATAATGAGGAAGATGGTGTGGATGAGTTTTGTGCTACGAAGGATGCACTAACTGATAAAGATAAGAGTGAGGAAGATAGTGTGGATGAGTATTGTGCTCTGAAGGATGCACTTGAGGAGACGACATTCTTTCAAAGCATAGGTAAATATCAACAGAAGGTCCTGCTTCAGAATTTGAAAAACCTTAGAGGTCCAAGAAGAAAAGAGCTAGCTGACGAGTTGAAGGAATTGCTTGACGAGGAGATGAAAGTGCGTTGCAAGAAACTGAGTTTATCCGCAAAGCTTGCAAGCGCATGGGAGGAGTCTTGTTGA
- the LOC106447336 gene encoding GLABROUS1 enhancer-binding protein-like 3 isoform X5: MTNPSLRLPSGGSSMTTTSPAWSRCSGGENNPRQRQCLLPLTTRWPGLKTTSSSSSGFSIVDYEKETKLSHRSDWDAFYGYVKDFIEADFSKKQLTDKIRNLNKRFLGNKARCDDEEGPSFTDTEDDIIFKLSVIIWDSTNETECASDENVDQGKVDAPCVEHEKVSESNMDQAKDVPCVEHERVDENIEQAKVDASLVEHERVDENMEQAKDVPCVEHEPVDENMDQAKVDLPCVEDERVDENVDQGKVLDLDKDAPCVERERVNENMDLGQEKDVPCVEHELVNENMDPEEVEMAVPCAEDGPLSNVSIETDKGEKEKSEEEFVAMKDALTDKDNNEEDGVDEFCATKDALTDKDKSEEDSVDEYCALKDALEETTFFQSIGKYQQKVLLQNLKNLRGPRRKELADELKELLDEEMKVRCKKLSLSAKLASAWEESC; encoded by the exons ATGACAAACCCATCTCTTCGTCTCCCCTCAGGAGGATCATCCATGACGACAACGTCTCCGGCGTGGAGTCGATGCTCCGGAGGAGAAAACAACCCAAGACAACGCCAGTGTCTTCTCCCTCTAACAACAAGATGGCCTGGACTAAAGACGACGAGCTCATCATCCTCGGGGTTT agtattgTAGATTACGAGAAGGAAACGAAGCTGAGTCATAGATCTGACTGGGATGCGTTCTACGGATACGTTAAAGATTTTATAGAAGCGGACTTCTCTAAGAAGCAGCTTACTGATAAGATTAGGAACTTGAACAAGAGGTTTTTGGGTAACAAGGCGAGGTGTGACGATGAGGAAGGGCCTTCGTTTACTGATACTGAAGACGATATCATCTTCAAGTTGTCAGTGATCATTTGGGATTCAACGAATGAAACAGAGTGTGCTTCTGATGAGAATGTGGACCAAGGGAAGGTG GATGCACCTTGTGTGGAGCATGAAAAAGTTAGTGAGAGTAATATGGACCAAGCTAAG GACGTACCTTGCGTGGAGCATGAACGTGTTGATGAGAATATAGAGCAGGCAAAGGTA GATGCGTCTTTGGTGGAGCATGAACGGGTTGATGAGAATATGGAACAAGCAAAG GATGTGCCTTGTGTAGAGCATGAGCCGGTTGATGAGAATATGGACCAAGCAAAGGTA gATCTACCTTGTGTGGAGGATGAACGGGTCGATGAGAATGTGGACCAAGGAAAG GTTCTTGATTTGGATAAGGATGCGCCTTGTGTGGAGCGTGAACGAGTAAATGAGAATATGGACCTTGGCCAAGAAAAG GATGTACCTTGTGTGGAGCATGAACTAGTTAACGAGAATATGGACCCTGAAGAAGTAGAGATG GCTGTTCCTTGCGCGGAGGATGGACCGTTGAGTAACGTAAGTATAGAGACTGATaaaggagagaaagagaagagtgAGGAAGAGTTTGTTGCCATGAAGGATGCACTAACTGATAAAGACAATAATGAGGAAGATGGTGTGGATGAGTTTTGTGCTACGAAGGATGCACTAACTGATAAAGATAAGAGTGAGGAAGATAGTGTGGATGAGTATTGTGCTCTGAAGGATGCACTTGAGGAGACGACATTCTTTCAAAGCATAGGTAAATATCAACAGAAGGTCCTGCTTCAGAATTTGAAAAACCTTAGAGGTCCAAGAAGAAAAGAGCTAGCTGACGAGTTGAAGGAATTGCTTGACGAGGAGATGAAAGTGCGTTGCAAGAAACTGAGTTTATCCGCAAAGCTTGCAAGCGCATGGGAGGAGTCTTGTTGA